The following is a genomic window from Anser cygnoides isolate HZ-2024a breed goose chromosome 33, Taihu_goose_T2T_genome, whole genome shotgun sequence.
CAGCAACCCTGAGGGCCACACAGCTGTATTGGTGGCCGTACCAGTTTACCAGGTTGCCGAGCTGCCAGGTACCGGGGTCGtaggagcagagctggtgctggttcctggggctgggagcagcccgAACCCgcctgctgctgtccccgcGTTGGCACCGTTGGGCTCCCCCTCCTGCCAGAGGTTTATTCACCACCAGGAGatttatttccccccctttcTATTTCTCTAGGTctggatttgttttccttccttcaaagTGAAAATCAGGTACGTTTTTTTggttcctttttccttttttttctttttttttttttcctccttgcctgGTTTCTCCTGACGCGGGCTTTCCTCCCGCTCGGCAGCACTACAGCCCCTCCGTCATCACCTCCCTGGACGAGCAGGACGCCCTCAGCCACTTCTTCCAGTACCGAGGCGCCTCCGGCCACTTCATCAACATGAGTCCCCTGGGCCCCGTCATGGGGACGCCGCACGGCGCCGGCAGCCCGGCCGCCGGCCGCATCAGCAGCATCGTCTCCGCCGGCGCGCTGCGCGAGAGCCACGGGCACGGCGGCACTGTGGGCGGCAGCGCCGCGCTCCCGGGCTGCCGGCCGGACATCATCTCCCTGGACTGACCCGCGCCGTGGCCGCCGTTCCTctgccggggccgggaggcGAGGGCAGGCTTCCAGGAGCTGCCTTGGGGACTGGACGGACCCCGCCGCGTGCCCCCGCCGAGCTGCGGCtcctccccggtgcccccagggctcgtgccgggggctgccggcgtGCCCGGGCCACGGCCGTAGCTGTGCGCACACTCCTTAGCACGCCGGGGGCCGCGGAGTGCCCCTGGCCGGAGGTTAGCCGCCCCCCCTGCCTTTAAGGAGGTGTTTTAGGGCCGGTTATATCCCGTAGGGCCCTGCTCCGTGGAGCTGGGGGTGACGGCTCGCCTGCCCTCGCCCCGCTGGCCGCGAGCGCTGCAGCgggtcctgccctgccccggctgcgcctccggccccgctcccccccccccgggtcctgGGAGCAAAGCGAGCTCCTGCGGGGtgcaaggaggaggaagcagggggAGAAGCTCACCCCTGAGACGTggcagccgtggggctgagCCGCCGAGGGTTTGACGAAGGAacggccccgggggggcacgggcagggcGGGGGCGCTGCGCCCCGGCCAGAATCGGGCTCTGCTCGCAGGACCAGAGGCGCACGAGGGACTTGGTCTGGTCCTGACCCGTGCCAGGGCCTTCGCCTGCATCGCTCCCGGCGGACGCTCGTCTGTCCTGGCGCTCGTCTGTCCGTCCTCACGGGGAGCAGCGGTGGGGAAGGCGTCACCGCCCCGTGGCTCTCCTGCCCAAGCCCTGGCTGGAAATTCCTCggttttaatggaaaaaaggcaacgagggcagggagcagaccCTGGGGGGGCCAcgctggaggaggctgtgccTCCCCCCGGGAACAGCCACAGCCCCTGGCTGCGGTTTCAGCCCCAGGTTTGtgttctgcagatttttttggCGGGGGTCGGggagccccacagagccccacgGGCAGGAGGGCGGCAGCGCAGCGCCCCGACCACGCCGCCGCCCCCAGGCTCAGCGCTGCCCGGTGTAATTCCGCcgtatttttttcaaaactctaGATTTGTTTCCCCCTCCTTTTCAACATTTCCAGCACAGACCTGTACAGAGAGCAGACGATCTATATTTTCAGTTGCAGCTTTTGTACATAGGAAACTCCAAAGACTTCCCTCGTGGCGCGCCTAGGCGAGGACTGAAGGAAGGCTGCGCTGACCCCGGCGGGGCTCGTGCGCGCGGCGCCCATTGCACagattatttatgtatttaaactTATTTAGTTTGTAACCCTCACGGCGACGTCCCCGCCGCCTTCTGCGTGTCCTGGCTGAACTGGGGCTTGCtcagccccgccagctcctcgTGGCCCTGCTCCGGTCCCGATTTCTGGAGCAAGAGGCCCGGGGACGTGGTGCGAGGCCAGGCtggcgggaggggggggacaggcagcacaagtagcaattttttcttttttttagcactttttttAACTGCTCCTTGGCTGAGTTTTAAGGCAGAGCACCACCCGTGCCCGTTGTGTTGGGCCGGGGGGAGCAGCGCACAGTATTCTGCTTGGAAGGTTTCTTACTTCTTGTATCGTCCCCGCGGTGACTATGCCAATGCAATAAAATCAATAAACCACGGCAccgagctgggggggggggggggggggggccaaaaaTCTCCCGAaatcccattttgggggggtggggggggatttgTGTGCAGCCAGCGTCACCCCGGTGCTGGCCCGAGGGTCCCTCTCCAACTGAGGGGacgagggcaggagctgccccctgcccctaCCCCACATCCCGGGGGGCAGCATCGTGGGGGCACGTCCCCCGTTGGGCCCCGAGCCGtgtcccctctgccctcccccccccccatatcacCCCCCtgtcctcccctctccctccccacaccaGGATGGGTGCCCACCACCCACGGCCCCGGCGCAGCAGAGCGCAGCCCCTGGGTGCAATCCCTTTACTCCCGGCCCCGTGGCGCTGCCTCAGGGCCCTGCtggcccccgctcccccccccgggcctcCAACCAGAGCCCAAGGGCGAACTTGGTGCCGGTGCTGACGCGCTCCACGTCCTCCCCCTCGGCTGGCGCCGTGTTCAGCAGCGTGGCCGTGGGGAGCTGCGTGGCGCGGGGCGAGCCCCCGCTCACCTCCgtgatgctgggggggggacacaacgGTCACGGGAGCTGCTCCTgtgttgtgtccccccccccccaaggctcccttctcccccagcctcaCCTGACGGAGGCCGGCAGCGTGCCGGGGACGCTTCCCGAGCTCCCCGCGCCGTCCTCGGTGGCTGCGATGGCCTCCAGGACGCGCGGCTCCAGCCAGGCGTAGGCGCTCACCTCGCTCTCGCTGGGGCTGAGCCTGGCCTGAAAGCCAAAGCAGCGCCCggagtgggggggggcggggggcaaggaaaaaaaggggaaggggcaaaaaaaaaaggaagaaagaaaaggaagaaagaaaaggaagaaagaaaaggaagaaagaaaaggaagaaagaaaaggaagaaagaaaaggaagaaagaaaaggaagaaaaaaaggaaggaaaaggaagaaaaaaaggaagaaagaaaaaaggaaaaggaagaaagaaaaggaagaaagaaaaggaagaaagaaaaggaagaaagaaaaggaagaaagaaaaggaagaaagaaaaggaagaaagaaaaggaagaaagaaaagaagaaaggaaaggaagaaaggaaaggaagaaagaaaaagaaaggaaaggaagaaagaagaaagggaagaaagaaaaggaaaggaagaaaggaaaggaagaaaggaaaggaagaaagaaaggaagaaaggaaaggaagaaaggaaaggaagaaaggaaaggaagaaagaaaaggaagaaagaaaaggaagaaaggaaaggaagaaagaaaggaagaaaggaaaggaagaaaggaaaggaagaaaggaagaaagaaaggaagaaagaaaaggaagaaagaaaaggaaaggaagaaaggaaaggaagaaaggaaaggagaaggaagaaaggagaaggaagaaaggagaaggaagagcaggaagagaaggaagagcaggaagagcagggaaaaaaaaggaagaaaagggaaaaaaaaggggaaaaaaggggaaaaaagggggaaaaaaggggggaaaaaaggggggaaaaaaggggggaaaaaaggggggaaaaaaagggaaaaacccCCAGGGGACTAAAAGGGGGctcacctccagctcctcgtGGGGCTCCTcggagcacagcagcaggtaGGCGACGACGTGGTGGCGCCGCGGGGGCCCCCGGCTCAGCATGGGGGGGTACACggactgcggggggggggggtgtcatcgggggggggcaccgcggcgaggccggggaaggggggatggggggggacgAGGCCGTTACCTCCCAGAGGCCGAGCAGCCTCCAGGTGAAGGTGCCGGCCGCCAGGCGCAGCCccgtctcctcctgcagctcgcGCAGCCCCACGGCCAGCAGCTGAtgatgatttgggggggggggggtcaggcaccccctcagccccccccaggagccccccaggagcccccccaggagctCCCCGCGCTGTCCCCACCGGCCTCACCTCCTCATCGGGCTCCGCGTGCCCGCCTGCAGGGGAGGGAGAGCGGCTTGGAGGCACCCGCggaaggggatttgggggtgtgggggggtccacacccctgtgcccccccccacaacccccaccccccccccccaggggctcACCGGGCGGCACCCAGACGTTGGGGAAGCCGCGGAggccggcggcgcggcgggtGAGCAGGACGCGGCCGGTGCCCgcctgcagcagcacggccaccgCGGCCTCCACGCCGCGGCCTCGCAGCTCGGCGGCCGGCTGCGCCCCCAGGAGCTTGGCGGGGCAGAacgggggtctctggggggggggggtgtcaggggatggatggggacacccagggtttgtgtgtgtcccccccccagccccccggccgTTACGCACCCGCAGGACGGTCTCGGTGGAGCCGGGGAAGGCGGCGTCGGCCAGGACGAAGCAGCCGCGCTGCAGCCCGCAGCTCACGGCCGCCGCGTCCTCGTGCGGGGCGCAGAAGGCGCCGGTGACGCtctaagggggggggggggggagcccccagcaatgagggggggtcaaggggggggttgggggggtcaagggggggtcaaggggggggttgggggggtcgagggggggtcaaggggggggttggggggggtcgagggggggtcaaggggggggttggggggtgtcgagggggggtcaaggggggggttgggggtgtcgagggggggattggggggggtcaagggggggtCGGGGGTGTCGAGGGGGGGGTCggagggtcgggggggggtcgAGGGGGGGGGTCGGAGGGTCGAGGGGGGGGTCGAGGGGGGGGTCGGAGGGTCGAGGGGGGGGTCgaggggagggttgggggggtgaCACCCACTGCCTCCTGTGCACCCCTCGCCTGGCGCccccctgctgcacccccccGCTAGGTGCCACCCCCCCCACTGCACGCCCCCaagctgtgccccccccccgctgcatGCGCCCCCCTAATACATGCCCATCCCCaagctgtgccccccccatgccccccccgtACCTCCCCCACCTTGCTGCACCCCCCGCGTTGCAcactcagagcccccccccgccaatCCGGCCTTgcacccccccccgacccccctcccgcccaatgcccccccctttgctccccccccaa
Proteins encoded in this region:
- the NUDT17 gene encoding nucleoside diphosphate-linked moiety X motif 17 isoform X1, which translates into the protein MAGLGRVLVHVRRGGEGGAARFGQSVTGAFCAPHEDAAAVSCGLQRGCFVLADAAFPGSTETVLRRPPFCPAKLLGAQPAAELRGRGVEAAVAVLLQAGTGRVLLTRRAAGLRGFPNVWVPPAAGRGAARAAGGDGAAPGGRHLHLEAARPLGVRVPPHAEPGAPAAPPRRRLPAAVLRGAPRGAGGQAQPQRERGERLRLAGAARPGGHRSHRGRRGELGKRPRHAAGLRQHHGGERGLAPRHAAPHGHAAEHGASRGGGRGARQHRHQVRPWALVGGPGGGAGASRALRQRHGAGSKGIAPRGCALLRRGRGWWAPILVWGGRGEDRGVIWGGGRAEGTRLGAQRGTCPHDAAPRDVG
- the NUDT17 gene encoding nucleoside diphosphate-linked moiety X motif 17 isoform X2, with translation MAGLGRVLVHVRRGGEGGAARFGQSVTGAFCAPHEDAAAVSCGLQRGCFVLADAAFPGSTETVLRRPPFCPAKLLGAQPAAELRGRGVEAAVAVLLQAGTGRVLLTRRAAGLRGFPNVWVPPGGHAEPDEELLAVGLRELQEETGLRLAAGTFTWRLLGLWESVYPPMLSRGPPRRHHVVAYLLLCSEEPHEELEARLSPSESEVSAYAWLEPRVLEAIAATEDGAGSSGSVPGTLPASVSITEVSGGSPRATQLPTATLLNTAPAEGEDVERVSTGTKFALGLWLEARGGERGPAGP